The genomic segment GTCATCTCTCGGCGGTGGCTACGGCGAGTAGCCGACGCTTTCCCGAGCGGGGCGGGGGGATGGACCGCGCCCGCGGGCGGCCTGGGCCCGGCTCGGCTAGCGTGATGCCGTGTCCCGTGAATCCTGGGTGCTTGTCGCACTCGCCGCCGTCCTCGCGGTGGCCATGCTGGCCGGGGCGGTGCTGCTCGCCATCCGGGTGGTCCGCACCCGCCGTATGCTCGGCGCGCTCGGCGCCGGCGGCAAGGTCGCGTTCTACGGCGCGCTGATCTACACCATCCTGCCGGTGGACCTGCTGCCCGACCCGATCTACCTGGACGACATGGGCGTGCTGGCCGGCGCGCTGTTCTACCTGGGCCGGCTGGTCACGAAGCACCGTGCCGAGCAGCGGGCCGCCCAGTCCGCCCAGGCGATGCCGCTGGCCGTAGCGCCGCCGCGTCCGTCGGATCGTCCCTGACGAGGAGACAGCATGGCTGGGCGTCACCGGTTGGACCCGCACGACGAGCGGGTCGCCCGGTTCTTCGCGGACCGGCACCTCGCCACCCTCACCACACCGCGTGCCGACGGCACCCCGCACGTCGTACCCGTGGGGGTGACCTTCGACCCGGCGGCCGGGCTGGCCCGGGTGATCACCTCGGCCGGGTCGGCCAAGGCCCGGCACGTCGCGGCGGCCGGGCCGGACGGCGTGCCGGTCGCCGTGTGCCAGGTCGACGGCCGCTGGTGGCTGACCGTGGAGGGCCGGGCGGTGCTGCGCCGCGACCCGGAGTCGGTGGCGGAGGCCGAGCGGCGGTACGCCGAGCGTTATCGCACGCCGCGCCCGAATCCGGAGCGGGTGGTCATCGAGATCGCGGTGACCCGGCTCCTGGGAAGCCTCCCCGGCTGAGGCGTCTGTCCGGTTCCGCGGTGGCCCCGGTCACGCCCGGAAATGGGCTGCCGCGGCAGGGCGGTTGAACTCTCCGTACGCCGAGCGCCACTCCTGGTGCCGCGTCTCCCCGCACGGAGCCGTCGACCCCCGAATGGAGCCTCGACCATG from the Micromonospora sp. WMMA1947 genome contains:
- a CDS encoding YkvA family protein, with product MSRESWVLVALAAVLAVAMLAGAVLLAIRVVRTRRMLGALGAGGKVAFYGALIYTILPVDLLPDPIYLDDMGVLAGALFYLGRLVTKHRAEQRAAQSAQAMPLAVAPPRPSDRP
- a CDS encoding TIGR03618 family F420-dependent PPOX class oxidoreductase: MAGRHRLDPHDERVARFFADRHLATLTTPRADGTPHVVPVGVTFDPAAGLARVITSAGSAKARHVAAAGPDGVPVAVCQVDGRWWLTVEGRAVLRRDPESVAEAERRYAERYRTPRPNPERVVIEIAVTRLLGSLPG